In the Ictidomys tridecemlineatus isolate mIctTri1 unplaced genomic scaffold, mIctTri1.hap1 Scaffold_398, whole genome shotgun sequence genome, one interval contains:
- the LOC144373437 gene encoding augurin-like, with protein MVASSTWPAVLALTGLALLLLLCLGPGGISANKLKQMLQKQEAPALTETKVAMDENRAKEFLSSMKRQKRQLWDRTRPEVQQWYQQFLYMGFDEAKFEDDITYWLNRDRNGHDYYGDYYQRHYDEDSAIGPRSPHSFRHGASVNYDDY; from the exons ATGGTCGCGTCCTCCACGTGGCCCGCTGTCCTGGCCCTGACCGGGCTGGCGCTGCTCCTGCTGCTGTGCCTTGGTCCAG gCGGCATAAGTGCAAATAAACTCAAGCAGATGCTTCAGAAACAAGAAG CACCTGCTCTGACTGAGACAAAAGTGGCCATGGATGAGAATAGAGCCAAAGAGTTCCTGAGCAGCATGAAGCGCCAGAAGCGGCAGCTGTGGGACCGGACTCGGCCAGAGGTGCAGCAGTGGTACCAGCAGTTCCTCTACATGGGCTTTGACGAAGCG aAATTTGAAGATGACATCACCTATTGGCTAAATAGAGACCGAAATGGACATGACTACTATGGTGATTACTACCAACGTCACTATGATGAAGACTCTGCCATTGGACCCCGGAGCCCCCATAGCTTTAGGCATGGAGCCAGTGTCAACTATGATGACTACTGA